In Vibrio cyclitrophicus, one genomic interval encodes:
- a CDS encoding PACE efflux transporter gives MSHKERMLHMVLFELAALILMAMAATYIVGGGAVKMAGLALSLSLIAMTWNYVYNYGYDKIYGADRSKRTKKTRILHGLGFELGLMLVSFPLLMWVLQLDFWTVLMMDIGIVIFFVLYAIAFNWVYDSIRAQLVATGKVAALV, from the coding sequence ATGTCACATAAAGAACGCATGTTACACATGGTGCTATTTGAATTAGCAGCTTTGATTTTGATGGCCATGGCGGCAACTTATATTGTCGGTGGCGGAGCAGTAAAAATGGCAGGCTTGGCGCTGTCTTTATCGCTGATTGCGATGACGTGGAACTACGTCTACAACTACGGCTACGATAAAATTTACGGTGCTGACCGCAGCAAACGAACCAAAAAAACACGTATTCTGCACGGCTTAGGTTTCGAACTGGGTTTGATGTTGGTGTCATTCCCACTACTGATGTGGGTACTTCAACTCGATTTCTGGACAGTATTAATGATGGATATCGGGATTGTTATCTTCTTCGTGCTTTACGCAATTGCGTTCAACTGGGTGTATGACTCGATCCGAGCTCAGTTGGTTGCGACAGGAAAAGTTGCAGCTTTGGTATAG
- a CDS encoding LysR family transcriptional regulator, whose translation MYNIEQLKMFVYAVELGSFSASARHLGKVQSAVSQGISNLEIDFNVELFDRSTRKPSLTKAGEQLFKQVKAIVLQVEDLNVTVNAMGSGEEGLIKIALDDSLLVPNLSKILSEFSQQFPATEVELVACTTTEVNPLIVEERADIGLMFTNLAFDVGSEPCFIGHLPFIAVCHPNHVLAKTGVAKLSDLLPHRQLMLRGDKGKVMDQFPLIAGKVWWSNSFIVIKEVVLGSDIGWAYLPKHLVEEELDKQRLVEINVSFDHKTWSPPVDLVLSKTRSKGPALLWLEQALKGLLDET comes from the coding sequence ATGTACAACATTGAACAGCTAAAAATGTTTGTGTATGCCGTTGAATTAGGGTCATTTTCTGCCAGTGCTCGTCACCTGGGCAAAGTGCAATCGGCGGTGAGCCAAGGTATCAGTAATCTTGAAATAGATTTTAATGTTGAGCTTTTTGATCGTTCGACTCGAAAGCCTTCACTAACCAAAGCGGGCGAGCAGTTATTTAAACAGGTGAAAGCGATCGTACTTCAGGTTGAAGATCTGAATGTGACGGTTAATGCGATGGGTAGCGGTGAAGAAGGGCTCATCAAAATTGCATTAGATGATTCATTATTGGTCCCGAACCTATCTAAAATCCTGAGTGAGTTCAGTCAACAATTCCCTGCGACCGAAGTCGAACTGGTTGCGTGTACCACGACAGAGGTCAATCCGTTAATTGTAGAAGAGAGGGCCGACATTGGATTGATGTTTACCAATTTGGCTTTTGATGTCGGTTCTGAGCCATGCTTTATCGGTCACTTACCGTTTATTGCTGTGTGCCATCCTAATCATGTGCTCGCAAAAACAGGTGTTGCGAAGCTTTCTGATTTACTCCCGCATCGTCAGTTAATGTTGAGGGGAGACAAAGGCAAGGTGATGGATCAGTTTCCACTGATTGCCGGAAAGGTATGGTGGTCAAACAGCTTTATTGTTATCAAAGAGGTGGTGCTCGGCAGTGATATTGGTTGGGCATATTTACCTAAACATCTTGTCGAAGAGGAGTTGGATAAGCAACGTTTAGTGGAGATTAATGTCTCATTCGATCACAAAACATGGTCGCCTCCGGTTGATTTGGTTTTATCTAAAACACGCTCGAAAGGACCAGCATTGCTATGGCTTGAACAAGCATTGAAAGGCCTATTAGACGAAACATAA